The Pseudorasbora parva isolate DD20220531a chromosome 16, ASM2467924v1, whole genome shotgun sequence genome includes a region encoding these proteins:
- the LOC137043445 gene encoding polymeric immunoglobulin receptor-like, with protein MIQTRNIVTLLALLLVSALAEEDPEPIFEALGKELEMGFCFGDDIAVYRLTAEKRELLGSSSSPSIPPPDAFKGRIHISNDELFILKMTNLQFSDSGTYISECRSGNTTKNYLKHSLHVCNEEISPQQISLTPGTGADLVCNIGSRKNITVKWYRQSKDKDNISLFMDTQISLEPLQAKFKSLIQVHDKGSSLHVSDEFIQDRPHFVCLVMEGGQCRSFQTIGLPEEPEIKNVYRSVGENVVLPCSVSHLRQRHWNTPFGQVNSSAPLHLKTEKQISLLTSMNSEDYPLVIHSLTLEHVGSYTCFSTFLVEEYVVNVCPLLEPTDISFSAGDKQVVLQCDFMSLPEFSVKVKSLSVLWYRNTGEQDILIMDSGDPSLTNDLQGRLKFSRTYSSLNVTDPKKEDNGTYWCMVLQNYEEGFDDEDTNSTYDDEEHCACLEQHHNQ; from the exons ATGATCCAAACAAGGAACATTGTGACACTTCTCGCTCTGCTGCTGGTGAGTGCTCTCGCCGAAGAAGACCCAGAGCCCATTTTCGAAGCGCTTGGTAAGGAACTGGAGATGGGTTTTTGCTTTGGTGATGACATTGCCGTGTACAGACTGACTGCTGAAAAAAGGGAGCTACTGGGTTCATCCTCGAGTCCCTCAATTCCACCACCTGATGCCTTTAAGGGTCGGATTCACATCTCCAATGATGAGCTGTTTATTTTAAAGATGACAAATCTTCAGTTCTCTGACTCTGGAACCTACAtcagtgagtgcaggagtggtAACACTACGAAAAATTATCTTAAACACTCTCTGCACGTGTGTAACGAGGAAATCAGCCCACAACAAATTTCACTGACACCTGGAACAGGTGCAGATCTGGTATGTAATATAGGTTCCAGAAAAAACATTACAGTAAAATGGTACAGACAAAGTAAAGACAAAGACAACATATCTTTGTTCATGGATACTCAGATTTCTTTGGAGCCATTACAAGCCAAGTTTAAAAGCCTTATCCAGGTGCATGACAAAGGCTCATCTTTACATGTTTCAGATGAGTTTATTCAAGACCGACCTCACTTTGTCTGCCTGGTCATGGAGGGAGGACAATGCAGGAGTTTCCAGACCATAGGACTACCAGAGGAACCTGAAATCAAGAATGTTTATCGTTCTGTAGGGGAGAATGTAGTCCTTCCTTGTTCCGTAAGCCACCTCAGACAGAGGCACTGGAATACACCCTTTGGACAAGTTAACTCATCTGCACCGTTACATCTCAAAACCGAAAAACAGATTTCCTTGTTGACAAGCATGAATTCAGAGGACTATCCCCTAGTCATTCACTCTCTCACTTTAGAACATGTTGGGAGCTATACATGTTTCTCTACCTTCCTCGTCGAAGAGTATGTTGTGAATGTGTGCCCTTTGCTTGAGCCAACCGATATTTCATTTTCTGCAGGAGATAAGCAGGTGGTCCTCCAATGTGATTTCATGTCTTTACCAGAATTTAGCGTTAAAGTTAAGTCCCTTAGCGTTCTGTGGTATCGAAACACTGGGGAGCAGGACATCTTAATAATGGACTCGGGGGATCCTTCTTTAACCAATGATCTACAGGGTCGGTTAAAATTCTCACGTACATATTCCTCTCTCAACGTTACTGATCCAAAAAAAGAGGACAATGGGACATACTGGTGCATGGTGCTGCAAAATTATGAAGAGGGCTTTGATGATGAGGATACTAACTCCACTTATGATGATG aagaacattgtgcatgtttggaacaacatcaCAATCAGTAA
- the si:ch73-62b13.1 gene encoding carbohydrate sulfotransferase 1-like isoform X1, which translates to MECSWKTLLLLVCTSLGVQYTAIRSLHDSFSGPCQDSAHCQGRQGKEQRWKSLCDDSHVPAETSAAAARKHILLFAQTRSGSSFTGQLFNQHPGIFYVFEPLYHVQQAFTNSSSRLQRALDGRALLGAYRDLLLNLYNCDFSFLESYIRPEPQDHMTGAFFRRSSSRALCTPPVCQEGGEEILAGQPDEAWCPKKCQTLNLTLASQACQARSHVAIKTVRIPEVGDLRTLSEDPRLDLRIIHLVRDPRAILASRMTAFAGKFRAWKIWNATGRQPRYVDLTQITRTCRDIEYSVETGLQKPSWLRGRYLLVRYEDLALNPEEKVKEIYQFLGLDLHQKVLTWIAHNTNGTVPSSSYWNYKYSTTRDSKATAQSWRVHLNFDIVKTVQSLCNRTLALLGYKLVQSVDELRNITESLMEPRTY; encoded by the exons ATGGAGTGCTCGTGGAAGACTCTACTGCTGCTCGTGTGCACATCCTTGGGGGTGCAGTACACTGCCATCCGCTCCCTCCATGACTCCTTCAGTGGCCCGTGCCAAGATTCCGCCCACTGCCAAGGACGACAGGGTAAAG AGCAGAGATGGAAATCTCTCTGCGATGACAGCCATGTCCCTGCTGAGACTAGCGCTGCCGCCGCTCGGAAGCACATCCTTCTGTTTGCACAAACCCGTAGTGGCTCCTCCTTTACTGGACAGCTTTTCAATCAACATCCTGGCATATTTTACGTTTTTGAGCCTCTTTATCATGTGCAACAGGCCTTTACCAATTCTAGTAGCCGCCTTCAAAGAGCTTTGGATGGCAGAGCTCTTCTGGGGGCTTACAGAGACCTCCTACTCAATCTCTACAACTGTGACTTCAGCTTCCTTGAGAGCTACATTCGCCCCGAACCACAGGATCACATGACTGGGGCCTTTTTCCGCCGCAGCTCTAGCCGCGCCCTGTGCACGCCGCCTGTCTGCCAGGAGGGTGGTGAGGAGATTCTAGCAGGGCAACCGGATGAAGCCTGGTGTCCAAAAAAGTGCCAGACGCTGAACCTCACGCTAGCCTCTCAAGCTTGCCAAGCACGTAGCCACGTGGCCATAAAAACAGTTCGTATCCCGGAGGTAGGGGACCTACGCACGCTGTCAGAAGACCCCCGTTTAGATTTGAGAATCATCCATTTGGTGAGAGACCCCCGAGCCATTCTTGCCTCACGCATGACTGCTTTTGCTGGCAAATTCAGGGCCTGGAAGATCTGGAACGCCACTGGCCGCCAACCACGGTACGTGGACCTGACGCAGATAACAAGAACGTGCAGAGATATCGAGTATTCTGTGGAGACCGGCTTGCAGAAACCCTCATGGCTGAGGGGGAGGTATCTATTGGTGCGTTATGAAGACTTGGCCTTGAATCCTGAGGAAAAGGTCAAGGAGATATACCAATTTCTGGGGCTGGACCTACATCAGAAAGTTCTCACATGGATTGCTCATAACACCAATGGCACTGTCCCTTCCTCTTCCTATTGGAACTATAAGTACTCCACCACAAGGGACTCTAAAGCCACAGCTCAGAGTTGGAGAGTACATCTGAACTTTGACATTGTTAAGACAGTTCAGTCTTTGTGTAACAGAACTCTTGCCCTACTAGGCTATAAGCTTGTCCAGTCTGTAGATGAACTGAGGAATATAACAGAAAGTTTAATGGAGCCCAGGACATACTGA
- the si:ch73-62b13.1 gene encoding carbohydrate sulfotransferase 1-like isoform X2: MTPSVARAKIPPTAKDDRVKRWKSLCDDSHVPAETSAAAARKHILLFAQTRSGSSFTGQLFNQHPGIFYVFEPLYHVQQAFTNSSSRLQRALDGRALLGAYRDLLLNLYNCDFSFLESYIRPEPQDHMTGAFFRRSSSRALCTPPVCQEGGEEILAGQPDEAWCPKKCQTLNLTLASQACQARSHVAIKTVRIPEVGDLRTLSEDPRLDLRIIHLVRDPRAILASRMTAFAGKFRAWKIWNATGRQPRYVDLTQITRTCRDIEYSVETGLQKPSWLRGRYLLVRYEDLALNPEEKVKEIYQFLGLDLHQKVLTWIAHNTNGTVPSSSYWNYKYSTTRDSKATAQSWRVHLNFDIVKTVQSLCNRTLALLGYKLVQSVDELRNITESLMEPRTY, encoded by the exons ATGACTCCTTCAGTGGCCCGTGCCAAGATTCCGCCCACTGCCAAGGACGACAGGGTAAAG AGATGGAAATCTCTCTGCGATGACAGCCATGTCCCTGCTGAGACTAGCGCTGCCGCCGCTCGGAAGCACATCCTTCTGTTTGCACAAACCCGTAGTGGCTCCTCCTTTACTGGACAGCTTTTCAATCAACATCCTGGCATATTTTACGTTTTTGAGCCTCTTTATCATGTGCAACAGGCCTTTACCAATTCTAGTAGCCGCCTTCAAAGAGCTTTGGATGGCAGAGCTCTTCTGGGGGCTTACAGAGACCTCCTACTCAATCTCTACAACTGTGACTTCAGCTTCCTTGAGAGCTACATTCGCCCCGAACCACAGGATCACATGACTGGGGCCTTTTTCCGCCGCAGCTCTAGCCGCGCCCTGTGCACGCCGCCTGTCTGCCAGGAGGGTGGTGAGGAGATTCTAGCAGGGCAACCGGATGAAGCCTGGTGTCCAAAAAAGTGCCAGACGCTGAACCTCACGCTAGCCTCTCAAGCTTGCCAAGCACGTAGCCACGTGGCCATAAAAACAGTTCGTATCCCGGAGGTAGGGGACCTACGCACGCTGTCAGAAGACCCCCGTTTAGATTTGAGAATCATCCATTTGGTGAGAGACCCCCGAGCCATTCTTGCCTCACGCATGACTGCTTTTGCTGGCAAATTCAGGGCCTGGAAGATCTGGAACGCCACTGGCCGCCAACCACGGTACGTGGACCTGACGCAGATAACAAGAACGTGCAGAGATATCGAGTATTCTGTGGAGACCGGCTTGCAGAAACCCTCATGGCTGAGGGGGAGGTATCTATTGGTGCGTTATGAAGACTTGGCCTTGAATCCTGAGGAAAAGGTCAAGGAGATATACCAATTTCTGGGGCTGGACCTACATCAGAAAGTTCTCACATGGATTGCTCATAACACCAATGGCACTGTCCCTTCCTCTTCCTATTGGAACTATAAGTACTCCACCACAAGGGACTCTAAAGCCACAGCTCAGAGTTGGAGAGTACATCTGAACTTTGACATTGTTAAGACAGTTCAGTCTTTGTGTAACAGAACTCTTGCCCTACTAGGCTATAAGCTTGTCCAGTCTGTAGATGAACTGAGGAATATAACAGAAAGTTTAATGGAGCCCAGGACATACTGA